A single Watersipora subatra chromosome 7, tzWatSuba1.1, whole genome shotgun sequence DNA region contains:
- the LOC137399399 gene encoding multivesicular body subunit 12B-like isoform X4 — protein sequence MTTDNQPITGLCIVEQTCPAGYIMIDSCDDTRSEADLWKDQLFGKKVKRYLCITRVFPLGGGTLNNVLVDLTIVDDKEQPPVGYSALSLTQDTSDAAMRKKTLCAKLVARTQATDAITDIVFYGKLKKAQPGYTLVGELNGLTLCFKVGKVSNQSAPPPIPPSSQPSINPELPPAMQMSYNPYAQTPVNSALQGHPAPVQTSVAPAPTLVAPAPTAVAPVRQDSHTRSHPLTGVPFEIHPRLVSTGSDKTNLSGFSIKSRANIMNEFEYSFVVERQAQQTSLNFNGI from the exons ATGACTACAGACAATCAGCCCATCACAGGGTTATGTATTGTGGAACAAACATGTCCAGCGGGTTATATCATG ATTGACTCATGCGATGACACTCGATCAGAGGCCGATCTTTGGAAAGACCAACTGTTTGGAAAAAAAGTAAAGCGGTATCTCTGTATTACTCGGGTGTTTCCTTTGGGAGGT GGAACGTTGAACAATGTGTTAGTAGACTTGACCATTGTAGACGATAAAGAGCAGCCACCAGTGG GTTACAGCGCCCTGAGCCTCACCCAGGATACATCAGATGCTGCTATGAGGAAGAAAACGCTGTGTGCCAAACTTGTGGCCCGAACTCAGGCCACAGATGCCATAACAGATATTGTTTTTTATGGCAAGCTTAAAAAGGCTCAACCAGGATACACTCTGGTCGG GGAACTAAACGGTCTCACCCTTTGTTTCAAAGTGGGCAAGGTGTCTAATCAGTCAGCTCCTCCGCCAATCCCACCTAG CAGTCAACCTTCTATTAATCCAGAATT GCCACCAGCAATGCAGATGAGTTACAATCCATATGCACAAACCCCGGTAAATTCTGCTTTGCAAGGTCATCCCGCTCCAGTCCAAACTTCCGTAGCTCCTGCTCCCACCTTGGTAGCCCCTGCTCCAACTGCTGTGGCTCCTGTGAGGCAAGATAGTCACACCCGATCGCATC CGCTGACTGGAGTTCCCTTTGAAATTCATCCTAGATTAGTATCGACCGGCTCTGATAAG ACTAACTTGAGCGGATTCTCTATAAAGTCACGAGCGAACATCATGAATGAG
- the LOC137399399 gene encoding multivesicular body subunit 12B-like isoform X6, with protein MTTDNQPITGLCIVEQTCPAGYIMIDSCDDTRSEADLWKDQLFGKKVKRYLCITRVFPLGGGTLNNVLVDLTIVDDKEQPPVGYSALSLTQDTSDAAMRKKTLCAKLVARTQATDAITDIVFYGKLKKAQPGYTLVGELNGLTLCFKVGKVSNQSAPPPIPPRPPAMQMSYNPYAQTPVNSALQGHPAPVQTSVAPAPTLVAPAPTAVAPVRQDSHTRSHPLTGVPFEIHPRLVSTGSDKTNLSGFSIKSRANIMNEFEYSFVVERQAQQTSLNFNGI; from the exons ATGACTACAGACAATCAGCCCATCACAGGGTTATGTATTGTGGAACAAACATGTCCAGCGGGTTATATCATG ATTGACTCATGCGATGACACTCGATCAGAGGCCGATCTTTGGAAAGACCAACTGTTTGGAAAAAAAGTAAAGCGGTATCTCTGTATTACTCGGGTGTTTCCTTTGGGAGGT GGAACGTTGAACAATGTGTTAGTAGACTTGACCATTGTAGACGATAAAGAGCAGCCACCAGTGG GTTACAGCGCCCTGAGCCTCACCCAGGATACATCAGATGCTGCTATGAGGAAGAAAACGCTGTGTGCCAAACTTGTGGCCCGAACTCAGGCCACAGATGCCATAACAGATATTGTTTTTTATGGCAAGCTTAAAAAGGCTCAACCAGGATACACTCTGGTCGG GGAACTAAACGGTCTCACCCTTTGTTTCAAAGTGGGCAAGGTGTCTAATCAGTCAGCTCCTCCGCCAATCCCACCTAG GCCACCAGCAATGCAGATGAGTTACAATCCATATGCACAAACCCCGGTAAATTCTGCTTTGCAAGGTCATCCCGCTCCAGTCCAAACTTCCGTAGCTCCTGCTCCCACCTTGGTAGCCCCTGCTCCAACTGCTGTGGCTCCTGTGAGGCAAGATAGTCACACCCGATCGCATC CGCTGACTGGAGTTCCCTTTGAAATTCATCCTAGATTAGTATCGACCGGCTCTGATAAG ACTAACTTGAGCGGATTCTCTATAAAGTCACGAGCGAACATCATGAATGAG
- the LOC137399399 gene encoding multivesicular body subunit 12B-like isoform X3, producing MTTDNQPITGLCIVEQTCPAGYIMIDSCDDTRSEADLWKDQLFGKKVKRYLCITRVFPLGGGTLNNVLVDLTIVDDKEQPPVGYSALSLTQDTSDAAMRKKTLCAKLVARTQATDAITDIVFYGKLKKAQPGYTLVGELNGLTLCFKVGKVSNQSAPPPIPPSYSNRNTVYTGLRPPAMQMSYNPYAQTPVNSALQGHPAPVQTSVAPAPTLVAPAPTAVAPVRQDSHTRSHPLTGVPFEIHPRLVSTGSDKTNLSGFSIKSRANIMNEFEYSFVVERQAQQTSLNFNGI from the exons ATGACTACAGACAATCAGCCCATCACAGGGTTATGTATTGTGGAACAAACATGTCCAGCGGGTTATATCATG ATTGACTCATGCGATGACACTCGATCAGAGGCCGATCTTTGGAAAGACCAACTGTTTGGAAAAAAAGTAAAGCGGTATCTCTGTATTACTCGGGTGTTTCCTTTGGGAGGT GGAACGTTGAACAATGTGTTAGTAGACTTGACCATTGTAGACGATAAAGAGCAGCCACCAGTGG GTTACAGCGCCCTGAGCCTCACCCAGGATACATCAGATGCTGCTATGAGGAAGAAAACGCTGTGTGCCAAACTTGTGGCCCGAACTCAGGCCACAGATGCCATAACAGATATTGTTTTTTATGGCAAGCTTAAAAAGGCTCAACCAGGATACACTCTGGTCGG GGAACTAAACGGTCTCACCCTTTGTTTCAAAGTGGGCAAGGTGTCTAATCAGTCAGCTCCTCCGCCAATCCCACCTAG CTATAGCAATAGGAACACCGTATATACAGGCTTGAG GCCACCAGCAATGCAGATGAGTTACAATCCATATGCACAAACCCCGGTAAATTCTGCTTTGCAAGGTCATCCCGCTCCAGTCCAAACTTCCGTAGCTCCTGCTCCCACCTTGGTAGCCCCTGCTCCAACTGCTGTGGCTCCTGTGAGGCAAGATAGTCACACCCGATCGCATC CGCTGACTGGAGTTCCCTTTGAAATTCATCCTAGATTAGTATCGACCGGCTCTGATAAG ACTAACTTGAGCGGATTCTCTATAAAGTCACGAGCGAACATCATGAATGAG
- the LOC137399399 gene encoding multivesicular body subunit 12B-like isoform X2: MTTDNQPITGLCIVEQTCPAGYIMIDSCDDTRSEADLWKDQLFGKKVKRYLCITRVFPLGGGTLNNVLVDLTIVDDKEQPPVGYSALSLTQDTSDAAMRKKTLCAKLVARTQATDAITDIVFYGKLKKAQPGYTLVGELNGLTLCFKVGKVSNQSAPPPIPPSQPSINPEFYSNRNTVYTGLRPPAMQMSYNPYAQTPVNSALQGHPAPVQTSVAPAPTLVAPAPTAVAPVRQDSHTRSHPLTGVPFEIHPRLVSTGSDKTNLSGFSIKSRANIMNEFEYSFVVERQAQQTSLNFNGI; encoded by the exons ATGACTACAGACAATCAGCCCATCACAGGGTTATGTATTGTGGAACAAACATGTCCAGCGGGTTATATCATG ATTGACTCATGCGATGACACTCGATCAGAGGCCGATCTTTGGAAAGACCAACTGTTTGGAAAAAAAGTAAAGCGGTATCTCTGTATTACTCGGGTGTTTCCTTTGGGAGGT GGAACGTTGAACAATGTGTTAGTAGACTTGACCATTGTAGACGATAAAGAGCAGCCACCAGTGG GTTACAGCGCCCTGAGCCTCACCCAGGATACATCAGATGCTGCTATGAGGAAGAAAACGCTGTGTGCCAAACTTGTGGCCCGAACTCAGGCCACAGATGCCATAACAGATATTGTTTTTTATGGCAAGCTTAAAAAGGCTCAACCAGGATACACTCTGGTCGG GGAACTAAACGGTCTCACCCTTTGTTTCAAAGTGGGCAAGGTGTCTAATCAGTCAGCTCCTCCGCCAATCCCACCTAG TCAACCTTCTATTAATCCAGAATT CTATAGCAATAGGAACACCGTATATACAGGCTTGAG GCCACCAGCAATGCAGATGAGTTACAATCCATATGCACAAACCCCGGTAAATTCTGCTTTGCAAGGTCATCCCGCTCCAGTCCAAACTTCCGTAGCTCCTGCTCCCACCTTGGTAGCCCCTGCTCCAACTGCTGTGGCTCCTGTGAGGCAAGATAGTCACACCCGATCGCATC CGCTGACTGGAGTTCCCTTTGAAATTCATCCTAGATTAGTATCGACCGGCTCTGATAAG ACTAACTTGAGCGGATTCTCTATAAAGTCACGAGCGAACATCATGAATGAG
- the LOC137399399 gene encoding multivesicular body subunit 12B-like isoform X5: MTTDNQPITGLCIVEQTCPAGYIMIDSCDDTRSEADLWKDQLFGKKVKRYLCITRVFPLGGGTLNNVLVDLTIVDDKEQPPVGYSALSLTQDTSDAAMRKKTLCAKLVARTQATDAITDIVFYGKLKKAQPGYTLVGELNGLTLCFKVGKVSNQSAPPPIPPSQPSINPELPPAMQMSYNPYAQTPVNSALQGHPAPVQTSVAPAPTLVAPAPTAVAPVRQDSHTRSHPLTGVPFEIHPRLVSTGSDKTNLSGFSIKSRANIMNEFEYSFVVERQAQQTSLNFNGI; encoded by the exons ATGACTACAGACAATCAGCCCATCACAGGGTTATGTATTGTGGAACAAACATGTCCAGCGGGTTATATCATG ATTGACTCATGCGATGACACTCGATCAGAGGCCGATCTTTGGAAAGACCAACTGTTTGGAAAAAAAGTAAAGCGGTATCTCTGTATTACTCGGGTGTTTCCTTTGGGAGGT GGAACGTTGAACAATGTGTTAGTAGACTTGACCATTGTAGACGATAAAGAGCAGCCACCAGTGG GTTACAGCGCCCTGAGCCTCACCCAGGATACATCAGATGCTGCTATGAGGAAGAAAACGCTGTGTGCCAAACTTGTGGCCCGAACTCAGGCCACAGATGCCATAACAGATATTGTTTTTTATGGCAAGCTTAAAAAGGCTCAACCAGGATACACTCTGGTCGG GGAACTAAACGGTCTCACCCTTTGTTTCAAAGTGGGCAAGGTGTCTAATCAGTCAGCTCCTCCGCCAATCCCACCTAG TCAACCTTCTATTAATCCAGAATT GCCACCAGCAATGCAGATGAGTTACAATCCATATGCACAAACCCCGGTAAATTCTGCTTTGCAAGGTCATCCCGCTCCAGTCCAAACTTCCGTAGCTCCTGCTCCCACCTTGGTAGCCCCTGCTCCAACTGCTGTGGCTCCTGTGAGGCAAGATAGTCACACCCGATCGCATC CGCTGACTGGAGTTCCCTTTGAAATTCATCCTAGATTAGTATCGACCGGCTCTGATAAG ACTAACTTGAGCGGATTCTCTATAAAGTCACGAGCGAACATCATGAATGAG
- the LOC137399399 gene encoding multivesicular body subunit 12B-like isoform X1, whose protein sequence is MTTDNQPITGLCIVEQTCPAGYIMIDSCDDTRSEADLWKDQLFGKKVKRYLCITRVFPLGGGTLNNVLVDLTIVDDKEQPPVGYSALSLTQDTSDAAMRKKTLCAKLVARTQATDAITDIVFYGKLKKAQPGYTLVGELNGLTLCFKVGKVSNQSAPPPIPPSSQPSINPEFYSNRNTVYTGLRPPAMQMSYNPYAQTPVNSALQGHPAPVQTSVAPAPTLVAPAPTAVAPVRQDSHTRSHPLTGVPFEIHPRLVSTGSDKTNLSGFSIKSRANIMNEFEYSFVVERQAQQTSLNFNGI, encoded by the exons ATGACTACAGACAATCAGCCCATCACAGGGTTATGTATTGTGGAACAAACATGTCCAGCGGGTTATATCATG ATTGACTCATGCGATGACACTCGATCAGAGGCCGATCTTTGGAAAGACCAACTGTTTGGAAAAAAAGTAAAGCGGTATCTCTGTATTACTCGGGTGTTTCCTTTGGGAGGT GGAACGTTGAACAATGTGTTAGTAGACTTGACCATTGTAGACGATAAAGAGCAGCCACCAGTGG GTTACAGCGCCCTGAGCCTCACCCAGGATACATCAGATGCTGCTATGAGGAAGAAAACGCTGTGTGCCAAACTTGTGGCCCGAACTCAGGCCACAGATGCCATAACAGATATTGTTTTTTATGGCAAGCTTAAAAAGGCTCAACCAGGATACACTCTGGTCGG GGAACTAAACGGTCTCACCCTTTGTTTCAAAGTGGGCAAGGTGTCTAATCAGTCAGCTCCTCCGCCAATCCCACCTAG CAGTCAACCTTCTATTAATCCAGAATT CTATAGCAATAGGAACACCGTATATACAGGCTTGAG GCCACCAGCAATGCAGATGAGTTACAATCCATATGCACAAACCCCGGTAAATTCTGCTTTGCAAGGTCATCCCGCTCCAGTCCAAACTTCCGTAGCTCCTGCTCCCACCTTGGTAGCCCCTGCTCCAACTGCTGTGGCTCCTGTGAGGCAAGATAGTCACACCCGATCGCATC CGCTGACTGGAGTTCCCTTTGAAATTCATCCTAGATTAGTATCGACCGGCTCTGATAAG ACTAACTTGAGCGGATTCTCTATAAAGTCACGAGCGAACATCATGAATGAG